The Mucilaginibacter yixingensis genome window below encodes:
- a CDS encoding amino acid adenylation domain-containing protein, translated as MDQERSDTLNIGFGPAATYQKDKPVFEYIAEIAQQYPDKIALSFEDRQMNYRHLDETSNRIAHILIAEGIKPGDVIGLSLDRSPEMIVSLLAIIKSGAAYIPLDPEYPADRIEFMLEDASAKILFTSKKYQGKFNTQSQELYIEDILFKLDAQPTTQPQVTVKGDDLIYILYTSGSTGKPKGVQIRHSNFANFILSMKEEPGLTADDVLLGVTTISFDIFGLEMYLPFIVGATLIITDTVTAKDGRALLEIMRTQGVTMMQATPYTWRMLIEAGWDKPLPVRVITGGEPLAKDLADKLIPLCEELWNQYGPTETTVYSTIKHVTESADITIGKPIWNTQIYILDEQNNNLTDGSVGEICIGGDSVAAGYLNRPELNEEKFIDDTFSGTPGGKVYRTGDLGSFKENGEVNCLGRIDHQVKIRGYRIELAEIEYILSKQKNVRSAVVLPRTDMGPDLRLVAYLVLEPNEEDLVQQMESWRQALADALPEYMVADDYAVIDEIPQTPNGKVDRKALPDPRPFIVRRREVYVEPRTTVEKLVADTWAEFMGLEQVGVYDDFFELGGRSLVAVKIMARLEQETGKRLPLATLFEFSTVEKLAQRLQVDGKSITWESLVNIKPKGTKMPIYIVHGAGLNVLLFNALAMNLDADQPVFGLQAKGLNGIDKPLDNMEEIAANYIAEIVAKNPDGPYALAGYSLGGIIAYEMARQMIEAGRDVRMVAMFDTHITQTERYDSVIVKLFRRTRLLIMQLLYSFVLLAQDPKRAIEYKALQLKRRIIRLWWRIKGADQSQEGFFGYSNELDEENKRAMDNYFVQPVNVAIDLFRAKKKTFYMDDFKFMGWKPYAKKGVRVHDIPGEHNTIFAPPNDQEFAVVLQKCLDEAAVKKD; from the coding sequence ATGGATCAGGAGCGAAGCGATACACTAAATATTGGTTTTGGCCCGGCTGCAACCTATCAGAAAGATAAACCTGTTTTTGAATACATTGCCGAGATTGCACAACAATACCCGGACAAGATTGCGCTGTCGTTTGAAGATCGCCAGATGAACTATCGTCATTTGGACGAAACCTCTAACCGCATTGCCCATATATTGATTGCCGAAGGTATTAAGCCCGGCGATGTGATTGGTCTGTCGCTCGACCGTTCGCCAGAGATGATTGTTTCTCTGCTGGCCATTATCAAATCGGGTGCGGCTTATATTCCGCTTGATCCGGAGTATCCGGCAGATCGTATTGAGTTTATGCTGGAAGATGCCTCAGCGAAGATTCTGTTCACCTCAAAAAAATATCAGGGTAAATTCAATACCCAATCGCAAGAGCTTTATATAGAAGATATCCTGTTTAAGCTGGACGCACAGCCAACCACCCAACCCCAGGTAACGGTTAAGGGTGATGATCTTATCTATATCCTGTATACATCTGGTTCTACCGGTAAACCGAAGGGCGTACAGATCAGGCACAGCAACTTTGCCAATTTTATATTGAGCATGAAGGAAGAGCCGGGCCTTACTGCAGATGACGTGCTGCTGGGCGTTACCACCATTTCTTTCGATATTTTCGGGCTGGAGATGTACCTGCCGTTTATTGTAGGTGCTACGCTCATCATTACCGATACTGTGACCGCAAAAGACGGTCGTGCGTTGTTGGAAATTATGCGCACTCAAGGCGTTACCATGATGCAGGCCACCCCATACACCTGGCGCATGCTGATTGAGGCTGGTTGGGATAAACCGCTGCCCGTGCGTGTAATTACCGGAGGTGAGCCATTGGCTAAAGATTTAGCCGATAAACTGATCCCACTGTGTGAAGAGCTTTGGAACCAGTACGGCCCTACAGAGACCACGGTTTATTCTACCATAAAGCATGTTACCGAGTCGGCCGATATTACCATTGGTAAACCGATCTGGAACACCCAGATCTATATTCTGGATGAGCAGAACAACAACCTGACCGATGGGTCGGTAGGGGAGATTTGCATTGGCGGCGATAGCGTGGCCGCAGGTTACCTGAACAGGCCAGAACTAAATGAAGAGAAATTTATAGACGATACTTTTAGCGGCACTCCCGGAGGCAAAGTTTACCGCACCGGCGATTTGGGCAGCTTTAAAGAAAACGGCGAGGTAAATTGCCTTGGCCGTATAGATCATCAGGTAAAAATTCGTGGCTACCGTATTGAGCTGGCCGAGATTGAATATATCCTCTCAAAACAAAAGAATGTACGTTCGGCAGTGGTATTACCGCGTACCGATATGGGGCCAGATTTGCGCCTGGTAGCTTACCTGGTGCTGGAACCTAACGAGGAGGACCTGGTGCAGCAAATGGAAAGCTGGCGCCAGGCCTTGGCTGATGCATTGCCAGAATACATGGTGGCCGATGATTATGCGGTGATTGACGAAATTCCGCAAACGCCAAATGGTAAGGTAGATCGTAAGGCGTTGCCAGATCCACGCCCGTTTATTGTTAGAAGACGTGAGGTTTACGTGGAGCCACGCACCACTGTAGAAAAACTGGTAGCCGATACCTGGGCCGAGTTTATGGGTCTGGAGCAAGTAGGCGTTTATGACGATTTCTTTGAACTGGGTGGACGCTCTCTGGTGGCCGTGAAAATTATGGCTAGATTGGAGCAGGAGACCGGCAAACGTCTGCCACTGGCTACACTTTTTGAATTTTCAACAGTAGAAAAACTGGCGCAGCGCCTGCAGGTAGATGGCAAGTCTATTACCTGGGAGTCGTTAGTAAACATTAAGCCTAAAGGCACTAAAATGCCTATCTATATTGTGCATGGTGCCGGTTTGAACGTGTTGCTGTTCAATGCGCTGGCTATGAATCTGGATGCCGATCAACCGGTTTTCGGTTTGCAAGCCAAAGGTTTGAATGGCATAGACAAACCGCTGGACAACATGGAGGAGATTGCGGCCAACTATATTGCCGAAATTGTTGCCAAAAATCCGGACGGCCCGTATGCGTTGGCTGGCTATTCGCTGGGTGGTATTATTGCCTATGAGATGGCCCGCCAGATGATTGAAGCTGGCAGAGATGTGCGTATGGTGGCTATGTTTGATACGCATATCACACAGACCGAAAGATACGATTCGGTTATAGTAAAGCTATTCAGACGCACCCGGTTACTGATTATGCAGCTATTGTACAGCTTTGTACTGCTGGCGCAAGATCCTAAACGCGCTATAGAATATAAAGCCCTGCAGTTAAAGCGCCGCATCATCCGTTTATGGTGGCGCATTAAAGGGGCTGATCAATCGCAGGAAGGCTTCTTTGGATACTCTAACGAGCTGGACGAAGAGAACAAGCGCGCGATGGACAACTACTTTGTGCAGCCGGTTAATGTTGCGATAGACCTGTTTCGTGCTAAAAAGAAAACTTTTTACATGGACGATTTTAAATTCATGGGCTGGAAACCTTATGCCAAGAAGGGCGTTCGTGTGCATGATATTCCAGGTGAGCACAACACTATCTTTGCTCCGCCAAATGATCAGGAGTTTGCCGTAGTGTTGCAAAAATGCCTGGATGAGGCGGCGGTAAAAAAAGACTAG
- a CDS encoding acyltransferase gives MADAGATVKKSKIYFPNLNGVRAIAALMVVVAHIELDKKTFGLHQFNFLALSNFGRVGVSIFFALSGFLITYLLLEEKRNFNKVSFSNFYMRRILRIWPLYYFLVLIGMVVHWPDAKPFVLSIFFLPNLAFTLQLLPAIFDPIWSIGTEEQFYIFHPHFFRFKTTRQIFNALLIFLIVFLTGVQAIRHFQHKSDWMGTLAMLTYYMRFDNMMLGALVAVLYYNTKYNDFKFRFQRLFNLLFNKYIQVLISVVLLIVIYLYITYHFSEGDLLIAGLSALLIVNLCQTETSIYTLSNKKLMFVGEVSYGIYLLHKFPVHLVQWLVKYHMPAMSFAVENLFIYIVSFALSIALAAVSYYSLEKYFLNLKKRFAKITQH, from the coding sequence ATGGCTGATGCAGGTGCCACTGTAAAAAAATCTAAAATTTATTTTCCAAACCTCAATGGTGTAAGGGCCATTGCTGCCTTGATGGTGGTGGTTGCTCACATTGAGCTTGATAAGAAGACCTTTGGCCTGCACCAGTTCAATTTTCTGGCGCTCAGCAATTTTGGCCGTGTAGGGGTATCCATATTTTTCGCCCTGAGCGGCTTCCTGATTACCTACCTGCTGCTGGAAGAAAAGCGCAATTTCAACAAAGTCAGCTTTTCTAATTTTTATATGCGTCGTATTCTGCGCATTTGGCCGCTGTATTATTTTCTGGTGCTGATTGGCATGGTAGTACACTGGCCCGATGCCAAGCCATTTGTGTTATCTATCTTCTTTTTGCCCAACCTGGCTTTTACACTCCAACTGCTCCCCGCTATTTTTGACCCAATATGGTCTATCGGTACCGAGGAGCAATTCTATATTTTTCACCCGCACTTTTTCAGATTTAAAACTACCCGGCAAATCTTTAATGCGTTGCTTATTTTCCTGATCGTGTTTTTGACCGGAGTGCAGGCAATCCGTCATTTTCAGCACAAAAGCGATTGGATGGGTACACTGGCCATGTTAACCTATTACATGCGCTTTGACAATATGATGCTGGGGGCACTGGTTGCCGTATTGTATTACAATACCAAATACAACGATTTTAAATTCCGTTTCCAGCGCTTGTTTAACCTGTTATTTAACAAGTATATACAGGTGCTAATATCTGTCGTTTTGCTGATAGTAATTTACCTGTACATCACTTACCATTTCTCAGAAGGCGATTTGTTGATTGCCGGCCTTTCGGCTTTACTTATAGTTAACCTTTGCCAGACGGAGACCAGCATCTACACGCTATCCAACAAAAAACTAATGTTTGTGGGCGAGGTATCATACGGTATTTACCTGCTGCATAAGTTCCCGGTACACCTGGTGCAATGGCTTGTTAAGTACCACATGCCAGCCATGAGCTTTGCGGTAGAAAATCTGTTTATCTACATCGTAAGCTTTGCGCTGTCCATTGCGCTGGCAGCGGTTTCTTACTACAGTTTGGAAAAATATTTCCTGAATCTGAAGAAACGCTTTGCGAAGATTACGCAGCACTGA
- a CDS encoding O-antigen ligase has product MAFSRDRYIDDRPLLKKLFSGRFAWFALLAICLLGAYLVSYVIYYYGFVAGLLLIVGVVGLPVVIGTVGYPKFGIAVLFIWAYWVNFISNFTPAGTPIGTSMDILQYLLLLGFLISQKIRPNWKVFANPISYLMLAWISYNILQVLNPVAASKLAWVYTVRTVAIIVLMYFVFEYQINDLKFVKLLIKIWLALTTFAAIYGYAQEINGYFPYEWAVLRRNPLTMHLNFQAGHWRKFSIFSDPVVFAYNMALTSALCLSMLFGKRSLRKKLLLAGMIILFMNSMLFSGTRAGYVLLPACLVLLMVLYFNTRVLLTGSFVGMIFIFMIFVPTSNGAIKRFQSAFRPTEDASFNERAKNQAFIKPYIQSHPFGAGLGAVGVWGQRFAPNSPLSKFPPDSSYVRIAVELGSVGLLLFCTLLFVTLKTGINNFFLIKDPELKNYTLGMVMVIFAFAVASYPQQSFVQFPSNIMFYLCIALINVLKRLDDEKQIAENSVKRIDT; this is encoded by the coding sequence ATGGCGTTTAGCAGGGATAGATATATAGACGACCGCCCGCTACTGAAAAAGCTCTTCAGTGGAAGGTTTGCATGGTTTGCCCTGCTGGCAATTTGTTTATTGGGTGCCTATCTGGTCAGTTATGTAATTTACTACTACGGCTTTGTTGCCGGGTTACTTCTAATTGTAGGCGTAGTAGGTTTGCCAGTTGTTATTGGTACCGTTGGCTATCCTAAATTTGGTATTGCCGTTCTGTTTATCTGGGCCTATTGGGTAAACTTTATCAGCAATTTTACGCCTGCAGGTACGCCTATTGGTACCAGTATGGATATTTTGCAGTATCTGCTGCTGCTGGGCTTTCTCATCAGTCAGAAAATAAGGCCTAACTGGAAGGTTTTTGCCAATCCCATCTCTTATTTAATGCTGGCCTGGATCAGCTATAACATATTACAGGTACTTAACCCGGTAGCGGCTTCAAAGCTAGCCTGGGTATATACCGTGCGTACAGTGGCCATTATTGTATTGATGTACTTCGTGTTCGAGTACCAGATCAATGACCTTAAATTTGTTAAGCTCCTTATTAAAATATGGCTGGCCCTTACCACCTTTGCTGCCATTTACGGCTATGCGCAAGAAATAAATGGTTATTTTCCGTATGAGTGGGCCGTGTTGCGTCGTAACCCGCTTACTATGCACCTCAACTTCCAGGCGGGGCATTGGCGCAAGTTCTCCATTTTTTCGGATCCGGTTGTATTTGCTTACAATATGGCCCTTACCAGTGCCTTGTGCCTGTCCATGCTATTTGGTAAGCGTAGCCTACGCAAAAAACTGCTACTGGCAGGCATGATCATTTTGTTCATGAACTCTATGCTCTTCTCGGGCACCAGGGCGGGTTATGTGTTGTTGCCAGCATGTTTGGTGCTATTGATGGTATTATACTTTAATACACGCGTGCTGTTGACAGGGTCTTTCGTGGGGATGATCTTTATCTTTATGATCTTTGTGCCAACATCAAACGGTGCCATTAAGCGTTTCCAGAGTGCGTTCAGACCTACGGAGGATGCATCGTTCAATGAGCGCGCCAAGAACCAGGCTTTCATTAAGCCGTATATCCAATCGCACCCTTTTGGTGCAGGTTTGGGCGCTGTGGGTGTTTGGGGGCAAAGGTTTGCGCCCAACTCGCCATTGTCAAAGTTTCCGCCAGATAGTAGTTATGTGCGTATAGCCGTAGAGTTGGGTTCGGTAGGTTTGTTGTTATTCTGCACGCTGCTCTTTGTAACACTAAAAACGGGGATCAATAATTTCTTTTTGATTAAGGATCCCGAACTAAAGAATTACACGCTGGGGATGGTGATGGTGATCTTTGCATTTGCTGTTGCCAGTTATCCGCAACAGTCCTTCGTACAGTTTCCGTCCAACATTATGTTTTATTTGTGTATCGCACTGATAAATGTTTTAAAAAGATTGGATGATGAGAAACAAATAGCAGAAAATTCAGTAAAAAGGATTGATACCTAA
- a CDS encoding 4'-phosphopantetheinyl transferase superfamily protein, protein MGQGTVTCSFNTKPVWNAFSAGPGIAAGIHLWHGNVADFAGMQQQFHALLSPAEQQAAARFYRQADRDRYIIQHGLLVVLLRWYLEDAELKPSYIYNPNKKPFLSNRFDCYFNLSNTGDEFLIAVGDSAMGIDIERVNPNFAYADVASYYFGSEELEYINQSADPHQAFFLLWTRKESLLKACGSGIDDNLPQIPALDGTHDLPAYFDSANWVTDSFMADSGAMVSVTHVLPGNGMNLWQINADSI, encoded by the coding sequence ATGGGCCAAGGCACAGTTACCTGCAGTTTTAATACTAAGCCGGTATGGAACGCGTTTTCTGCCGGCCCGGGCATTGCGGCAGGTATTCATCTTTGGCATGGTAACGTGGCTGATTTTGCCGGGATGCAACAGCAGTTCCACGCATTGCTTAGTCCGGCCGAGCAGCAGGCAGCAGCCAGGTTTTACCGCCAGGCCGACCGTGATCGGTACATTATTCAGCATGGTTTGTTGGTTGTATTGCTGCGCTGGTATTTGGAAGATGCTGAACTCAAACCATCATACATTTATAATCCCAATAAAAAGCCATTTCTTTCCAACCGGTTTGATTGCTATTTCAATCTCTCTAATACCGGCGATGAGTTCCTGATAGCCGTTGGTGACAGCGCGATGGGTATCGACATAGAGAGAGTAAATCCCAACTTTGCCTATGCCGATGTAGCGTCTTACTACTTCGGCTCAGAGGAACTGGAGTACATCAACCAATCTGCTGATCCACACCAGGCATTCTTTCTGCTCTGGACGCGCAAGGAGTCGTTGCTGAAAGCCTGTGGATCGGGCATTGACGATAACCTGCCCCAAATCCCCGCACTCGATGGAACACATGATCTTCCCGCTTACTTTGACAGCGCTAATTGGGTAACCGATAGCTTTATGGCTGATAGCGGTGCGATGGTAAGCGTTACGCATGTACTGCCGGGAAATGGGATGAATTTGTGGCAAATAAATGCAGATAGCATATAG
- a CDS encoding lipopolysaccharide biosynthesis protein, with product MKSILKQLRNNHFLSFAGNMIMAVIGMLTILLLAHNFSTKEDVGNWVFFILNMVTLADVFRTGFLQNSLIKFYSGTDKERSASISGAAWHIGFVITLAGCAINLLWYLWYVIFHPTVTPATLIMMHWFGIIFLAMLPYSVATWILQAEERFGMLLVVRGINQCLQLLFMVILILTNHLTFLNAVYANFLTCVLTSAATMIAGWDRLGTIGKRTKESIHELFHYGKFSVGTSIAAQFLKASDTYIINFMLPGNAAAAAVGMYGMAQQLMQVIEIFIRSFTATAMPMISAASNQGDNNKVVYLMKKFAGMITLALIPICLVCFVGADVFMHILGGKKFIGSESVGVFRIFMFFAILLPLDRFMGITLDMINKPRANMIKVYIMLAVNVIGDIAGLLIFKSIYGVAGASIITFIVGTLYGYWTLKKYLNFKMGDIFTLGYAELKMLISNIFKKFSKAPIGE from the coding sequence ATGAAGTCAATTTTAAAGCAATTGCGTAATAATCACTTCCTGTCTTTTGCCGGGAACATGATCATGGCCGTTATCGGTATGTTGACCATTTTATTATTGGCGCATAACTTCTCTACCAAAGAGGATGTGGGTAATTGGGTATTCTTTATTCTGAACATGGTTACCCTGGCAGACGTTTTCCGTACGGGTTTCCTGCAAAATTCACTCATTAAATTTTATTCTGGTACCGATAAAGAGCGCTCGGCCAGTATCTCAGGTGCTGCCTGGCACATTGGTTTTGTGATTACGCTTGCCGGCTGCGCAATTAATTTGCTCTGGTATTTGTGGTATGTTATTTTTCATCCCACAGTTACTCCGGCCACTTTAATTATGATGCACTGGTTCGGCATTATCTTTTTGGCCATGCTGCCCTACAGCGTAGCCACCTGGATCTTACAGGCCGAAGAACGCTTTGGGATGTTGCTGGTTGTACGGGGCATTAACCAATGCCTGCAGCTGCTGTTTATGGTTATCCTCATTTTAACAAACCATCTTACGTTTTTAAATGCTGTTTACGCCAACTTTCTTACCTGTGTGCTTACCAGCGCTGCAACGATGATTGCCGGGTGGGATAGATTAGGCACTATAGGAAAGCGTACTAAAGAGAGTATCCACGAGCTGTTTCATTACGGAAAATTCAGTGTGGGCACCTCTATTGCGGCACAATTTTTAAAAGCTTCAGACACCTATATCATCAACTTTATGTTGCCGGGCAATGCCGCCGCCGCTGCTGTGGGTATGTATGGTATGGCCCAACAACTGATGCAGGTGATAGAGATCTTTATCCGCAGTTTTACGGCCACCGCAATGCCAATGATTTCAGCCGCATCTAATCAGGGCGATAACAATAAAGTGGTGTACCTGATGAAGAAATTTGCCGGGATGATTACCCTTGCGCTGATTCCTATTTGTTTAGTGTGCTTTGTTGGGGCCGATGTGTTTATGCACATTCTTGGTGGTAAAAAGTTTATCGGGTCTGAGTCGGTAGGTGTGTTCAGGATCTTTATGTTCTTTGCCATCCTGCTGCCGCTAGACAGGTTTATGGGCATCACCCTGGATATGATCAATAAGCCGCGAGCCAATATGATTAAGGTATACATTATGCTGGCGGTTAATGTGATAGGCGATATTGCAGGCCTGCTCATTTTCAAGAGTATTTATGGCGTTGCCGGTGCGTCTATTATCACCTTTATAGTAGGAACGCTTTACGGGTACTGGACGCTGAAAAAATACCTGAACTTTAAAATGGGCGACATTTTTACACTGGGTTATGCCGAGTTGAAAATGTTAATCAGCAATATTTTCAAAAAGTTTTCGAAGGCCCCAATTGGGGAATAA
- a CDS encoding glycosyltransferase family 2 protein — translation MEIIHTIADIIFWIIFIYLGTYSLYLFFFSFSGRVIKVQAPPVTDRLLKFIIYIPAYKEDAIILNTAAKALEIDYPKDLYRVCVIADKLQPETVATLKSMPLQVVEVFLEKSTKSRALHAAIAATEPGFDAAVVYDIDNIAAPDFLHHINRHLVAGQKVVQGHRVALNSETSIAMLDAISEEINNHIFRKSQRVYNLSSAIIGSGMALEYQLFTSVMERIDAVGGFDKEMGLLLTRDKISVDYSEEALIYDEKVSKPDNFKNQRKRWLSAQFALFRKYFVNGLQELFLRGNRDYFNEIYHTAILPRVLMLGIMPMMLVFSLTGIGPSWRWWTLGTGLCYAAILLAIPPSFFNRKLLNAVLKLPFIFFTMFLLLFKLKGANKKFIHTAHHVKQ, via the coding sequence ATGGAGATTATTCACACTATTGCCGATATTATTTTTTGGATAATTTTTATCTACCTGGGTACCTATTCGCTCTACCTGTTTTTCTTTTCATTTAGCGGACGGGTAATCAAAGTACAGGCACCGCCGGTTACCGATAGGTTGCTGAAGTTTATCATCTATATTCCGGCTTATAAAGAAGATGCCATCATTCTAAATACCGCTGCCAAAGCCCTGGAAATTGACTATCCGAAAGATCTTTACCGCGTTTGTGTTATTGCCGATAAACTGCAGCCGGAGACGGTGGCAACACTAAAGTCAATGCCCTTACAGGTGGTTGAGGTATTTCTGGAGAAGAGCACCAAATCGCGTGCGCTGCATGCGGCCATTGCTGCAACCGAGCCTGGCTTTGATGCCGCTGTGGTTTATGATATTGATAATATTGCCGCGCCTGATTTTCTGCATCACATTAATCGCCACCTGGTGGCCGGCCAGAAAGTGGTGCAGGGGCACCGCGTTGCGCTTAACTCTGAAACCTCTATTGCCATGCTGGATGCGATTAGCGAGGAGATCAATAACCACATCTTCCGTAAATCACAAAGGGTTTATAACCTGTCTTCGGCTATCATTGGCTCTGGAATGGCGCTTGAATATCAGTTGTTTACCAGCGTAATGGAACGTATTGATGCCGTGGGCGGTTTTGATAAAGAGATGGGCCTGCTGCTTACCCGCGATAAAATCTCAGTTGATTACAGCGAGGAAGCCCTGATCTATGATGAGAAAGTGAGCAAGCCGGATAACTTTAAAAATCAGCGTAAACGTTGGCTCTCGGCACAGTTTGCCTTGTTTCGCAAATACTTTGTAAATGGCTTGCAAGAGCTGTTTCTGCGTGGTAACCGCGATTATTTCAACGAGATCTACCATACCGCCATTTTACCCCGCGTACTGATGCTGGGTATTATGCCAATGATGTTAGTGTTCTCGTTAACCGGCATTGGCCCCTCTTGGCGCTGGTGGACACTGGGCACCGGGTTGTGTTATGCAGCCATATTGCTGGCCATCCCGCCATCGTTTTTTAACAGGAAATTGCTGAACGCAGTGCTGAAATTGCCGTTCATCTTTTTCACCATGTTCTTGCTGTTGTTTAAGCTAAAAGGCGCAAATAAAAAATTTATACATACGGCTCACCACGTAAAACAATAA
- a CDS encoding AAA family ATPase, with translation MEVKDFFKLLKKYISILIIVPAVAIMVTFFLVRNLPDEYVSNSRIATGIVDQTRQLLDQNETNVQDTKIYTEFSNLMEVMKLKKMYDMVSYNLILHDLNSKTPFRKSSKMMASLTVQQWKDAVAIFNYKLKHLEGLSLVNPKENSLNKMLIEMRYDERSLSKAITITREDFSDFIIVSASSENPQLSAYIVNTLCQGFIDYHTKIVQQNELAAVRYLSNLLNERRDTLAVKTGKLQNYKIKNDVLDLEDQSKTVYGQIVEYQNKLIEAQKNMASYTGALDNIDKKFDPKSRKFIEQNVSKINSQLTTSMDQLHALNDRWVMSNFDPKIKTAIDSLQKKVTNQALQSNDAYILDPLQTKSDLLRQRLELEMNYNLTKYSLKSIQQQLDNLNANFKRMVPLDAKVKTYQMEIEIASKEYQDVQNRYNNAVLQSKSETKLMQIEKAEPDVAEPSKKLLLIVLAGVGGEMICLVIFFAMFFLDNSIKDPVRLANRTSLPVLGYLNRIPGSTIDLRRLWDVEHRDRMQQYKDLLRAIRFEVDQELAGEKVVAVTSMRDGEGKTLLASTLAYSYNMINKKVLLIDGNMENPTISHSVQPKVFIEDFFRNDPSNAPAISQAVGVLGNRGEDVTLLEISSEVFLRNKFTELKQIYDIILIDIPSLSAKNKAKEWMLFANKVIVVFEADQDIVEGRKQLVKELQQLNTTGKFAGWVLNKAAYQSKKRG, from the coding sequence ATGGAAGTAAAAGATTTTTTTAAACTTCTAAAAAAATATATCAGCATACTCATTATTGTGCCTGCTGTTGCCATAATGGTGACTTTTTTTCTGGTACGTAATCTGCCCGATGAGTATGTTTCTAACTCACGCATTGCAACGGGTATCGTAGATCAAACCCGTCAGCTGCTTGATCAAAACGAGACCAACGTACAGGATACCAAGATCTATACAGAGTTTAGTAACTTGATGGAGGTGATGAAGCTGAAGAAAATGTATGATATGGTTTCTTATAACCTTATCCTGCATGATCTTAACAGCAAAACGCCGTTTAGAAAGTCATCAAAAATGATGGCTTCATTAACCGTACAACAGTGGAAAGATGCGGTTGCGATCTTTAATTATAAACTGAAGCATCTGGAGGGTCTTTCGCTGGTCAATCCGAAAGAGAACTCGCTCAACAAAATGCTGATAGAGATGCGTTACGATGAGCGTTCGCTGAGCAAGGCCATCACCATCACCCGCGAGGATTTCAGTGATTTTATTATTGTGTCGGCTTCTTCGGAGAACCCGCAGCTATCAGCCTATATAGTCAATACCCTTTGCCAGGGATTTATTGATTACCATACCAAGATCGTTCAGCAGAATGAGTTGGCGGCTGTGCGTTACCTGTCTAATCTGTTGAATGAGAGACGTGATACCCTGGCTGTTAAAACAGGAAAACTGCAGAACTACAAGATCAAGAACGATGTGCTGGATCTGGAAGATCAGTCTAAAACCGTTTATGGCCAGATTGTAGAGTATCAGAATAAACTGATAGAGGCGCAAAAGAATATGGCCTCATATACCGGTGCGCTTGATAATATTGATAAAAAGTTTGACCCGAAGAGCCGTAAGTTTATTGAACAAAACGTTAGCAAGATCAACTCGCAGTTGACCACTTCTATGGATCAGCTGCATGCGCTGAACGATAGATGGGTAATGAGCAATTTCGACCCGAAAATCAAAACTGCTATAGACTCATTGCAGAAAAAGGTGACCAACCAGGCGCTACAATCTAATGATGCCTATATCCTCGATCCGCTGCAAACCAAGTCTGACCTGTTGCGTCAGCGTTTGGAGCTGGAGATGAACTATAACCTGACCAAGTACAGTCTGAAGTCTATTCAGCAGCAGTTGGATAACCTTAATGCTAACTTTAAACGCATGGTGCCGCTGGATGCCAAGGTGAAAACCTACCAGATGGAGATAGAGATTGCCAGCAAAGAGTATCAGGATGTGCAGAATCGTTATAACAATGCTGTGCTGCAATCAAAATCAGAAACTAAACTGATGCAGATTGAAAAAGCAGAACCGGATGTTGCAGAGCCATCTAAAAAGTTGTTGCTGATTGTATTAGCAGGCGTGGGTGGCGAGATGATCTGTCTGGTGATCTTCTTTGCGATGTTCTTTTTGGATAACAGTATTAAAGATCCGGTACGTTTGGCTAACCGTACCAGCTTGCCGGTGTTGGGCTACTTGAACCGGATACCCGGCTCAACTATTGATCTGCGCCGCCTTTGGGATGTGGAGCACCGCGACCGGATGCAGCAGTACAAAGATTTGCTGCGCGCTATCCGCTTTGAGGTTGACCAGGAGCTGGCCGGCGAAAAGGTAGTGGCTGTAACCAGCATGCGCGATGGCGAGGGCAAAACCCTGTTGGCAAGCACGCTGGCCTACTCTTACAACATGATCAATAAAAAGGTGTTGCTGATAGATGGTAATATGGAAAACCCAACCATCAGTCATTCGGTACAGCCCAAAGTTTTTATTGAAGACTTTTTCAGGAATGATCCGTCTAACGCCCCTGCAATTAGTCAGGCCGTTGGCGTGTTGGGTAACCGCGGCGAGGATGTAACGTTGCTGGAAATTAGCAGTGAAGTGTTCTTGCGCAACAAGTTTACCGAGTTGAAGCAGATCTATGATATTATTCTGATAGATATACCATCGCTATCTGCCAAAAACAAGGCTAAAGAGTGGATGTTGTTTGCTAATAAAGTAATAGTTGTTTTTGAGGCCGATCAGGACATTGTAGAGGGCAGAAAGCAACTGGTTAAAGAACTGCAGCAACTGAATACCACCGGTAAGTTTGCCGGTTGGGTGCTCAATAAAGCAGCCTATCAATCAAAAAAACGCGGTTAA